A DNA window from Bradyrhizobium sp. CCBAU 53421 contains the following coding sequences:
- a CDS encoding histone, with protein MAKAKKAKKSKKAKKAKKAVAAKKKSAKKSAKKAAKKSAKKSAKKSAKKAAKKTAKKAAKKAAPKKAAKPAAKKAAKKSAPKKAAAPKPAAPVAAPPAPEPAPQPAPSWATPSNEPAPSWGTSEGEHH; from the coding sequence ATGGCGAAGGCGAAGAAGGCAAAGAAAAGCAAGAAGGCCAAAAAGGCCAAGAAGGCGGTGGCGGCGAAGAAGAAGTCCGCGAAGAAGTCGGCCAAGAAGGCTGCGAAGAAGTCCGCAAAGAAATCGGCGAAGAAGTCGGCCAAGAAGGCCGCCAAGAAGACCGCCAAGAAAGCTGCGAAGAAGGCTGCTCCGAAGAAGGCCGCGAAGCCGGCCGCGAAGAAAGCCGCCAAGAAGAGCGCTCCGAAGAAGGCCGCCGCGCCGAAGCCGGCCGCCCCGGTCGCAGCTCCCCCGGCGCCCGAGCCTGCGCCGCAGCCGGCCCCGAGCTGGGCCACGCCGAGCAACGAGCCGGCGCCGAGCTGGGGCACCTCCGAGGGCGAGCACCACTAA
- a CDS encoding putative quinol monooxygenase — MKRSELTTTAMMLTRRSAIGSFAAIMTIAGVSPFAGSQARSEQSNGGMHMKHYAMSTRTISDAINTSGLLVVAQWEAKEGQADKVAAILDSFLPEAQKDPGTKLFLIGRGKDNPAQFLFYELFQDEAAFKAHAESAYFKTYIAEQALPLLAKRERTQYTLL; from the coding sequence ATGAAGCGTTCGGAACTCACGACCACGGCGATGATGCTCACCCGGCGATCGGCCATCGGCTCGTTCGCCGCGATCATGACGATCGCCGGCGTCTCGCCCTTCGCCGGATCGCAAGCCCGATCGGAGCAAAGCAACGGAGGAATGCATATGAAGCACTATGCGATGAGCACGCGAACGATCAGCGATGCGATCAACACGTCAGGCCTTCTGGTCGTGGCGCAATGGGAAGCCAAGGAAGGACAGGCCGACAAGGTCGCGGCAATTCTCGACAGCTTCCTGCCCGAGGCGCAGAAGGACCCCGGCACCAAGCTGTTCCTGATCGGCCGCGGCAAGGACAATCCGGCGCAATTCCTGTTCTACGAATTGTTCCAGGACGAAGCGGCGTTCAAGGCGCATGCGGAGAGCGCCTACTTCAAGACCTACATCGCGGAGCAGGCGCTGCCGCTGCTCGCCAAGCGCGAACGGACGCAATACACGCTGCTGTGA
- the glcF gene encoding glycolate oxidase subunit GlcF, translated as MKTEFTLAQLADPDIKEADKILRACVHCGFCTATCPTYVLLGDELDSPRGRIYLIKEMLEKDKPPTAEVVKHIDRCLSCLACMTTCPSGVNYMHLVDQARVRIERDYRRPLTERLLRSVLAFVLPRPGLFRISMILAGLARPFTALLPTPSVGASSPGLLRRIKAMLALAPRGLPRPGPAAGTVFAPIGRRRGRVALLQGCAQQVLAPRINQAAINVLTRHGVEVVLVRDEQCCGALTHHMGQDDDALARARANVTVWQREADREGLDAILVTTSGCGTVVKDYGYLLREDKTFAEPAKRISALAKDITEYLADLELAPSTQKGDITVAYHSACSLQHGQKITQLPKELLSKNGFVVKDVPESHLCCGSAGTYNILQPDIASRLRDRKVANIALVKPDMIAAGNIGCMVQIAGGTSVPVVHTIELLDWATGGPRPGLN; from the coding sequence ATGAAGACCGAGTTTACCCTGGCGCAGCTCGCCGATCCCGACATCAAGGAAGCCGACAAGATCCTGCGCGCCTGCGTGCATTGCGGCTTCTGCACCGCGACCTGTCCGACCTACGTGCTGCTCGGCGACGAGCTCGATAGCCCGCGCGGCCGCATCTACCTGATCAAGGAGATGCTGGAGAAGGACAAGCCGCCGACGGCTGAGGTGGTCAAGCATATCGATCGCTGCCTGTCGTGCCTCGCCTGCATGACCACCTGTCCGTCGGGCGTGAACTACATGCACCTCGTCGACCAGGCCCGGGTCCGGATCGAGCGGGATTACCGGCGTCCGCTGACCGAGCGGCTGCTGCGGTCGGTGCTCGCCTTCGTGCTGCCGCGGCCGGGCCTGTTCCGGATCAGCATGATCCTGGCCGGGCTCGCCCGTCCGTTCACGGCGCTGCTGCCGACGCCGTCGGTCGGCGCATCGAGCCCCGGCCTGCTGCGGCGGATCAAGGCGATGCTGGCGCTGGCGCCGCGCGGCCTGCCGCGGCCGGGCCCGGCTGCGGGAACCGTGTTTGCGCCGATCGGTCGGCGTCGCGGCCGCGTCGCGCTGCTGCAGGGCTGCGCCCAGCAGGTGCTGGCGCCACGCATCAATCAGGCCGCGATCAACGTCCTGACCCGGCACGGCGTCGAGGTGGTGTTGGTCAGGGACGAGCAATGCTGCGGCGCCCTGACCCATCACATGGGACAGGACGACGACGCGCTGGCGCGCGCGCGCGCCAACGTCACGGTGTGGCAAAGGGAAGCGGACAGAGAAGGGCTCGACGCCATTCTGGTGACGACCTCGGGCTGTGGGACAGTCGTCAAGGACTACGGCTACCTGCTGCGCGAGGACAAAACGTTCGCCGAGCCTGCCAAGCGAATCTCGGCGCTGGCAAAGGATATCACCGAGTATCTCGCTGACCTCGAGCTCGCGCCTTCAACGCAGAAAGGCGACATCACCGTCGCCTATCACTCGGCTTGTTCGTTGCAGCATGGACAGAAAATCACTCAACTTCCGAAAGAATTGCTTTCCAAGAATGGATTCGTGGTGAAAGATGTGCCTGAGAGCCATTTGTGTTGCGGTTCGGCGGGGACCTACAACATTCTCCAGCCCGACATTGCGAGCAGATTGCGCGATCGCAAGGTCGCCAATATCGCGCTTGTCAAACCGGACATGATCGCTGCGGGCAATATTGGCTGCATGGTTCAGATTGCCGGCGGTACGTCAGTTCCTGTGGTGCACACGATTGAGCTTCTCGATTGGGCGACAGGAGGTCCCCGGCCAGGATTGAATTGA
- a CDS encoding FAD-binding protein, translating to METLKVRDIKDVEEVVRAAVASEQPLEVIGHGSKRAIGHPMATNAVLDVSVLNAVSSYEPNELIITVQAGAPLADVQSLIDAKNQQFAFEPMDTSVLLGGAGAGTIGGMVGAGLAGPRRIKAGGARDHLLGAHAVSGFGDSFKTGGRVVKNVTGYDLCKLLTGSWGTLAVMTEVTLKVMPKPEAERTLVLRGLDDIAANKAMTAALGSPFDVSGAAHLSGSALRSGTGALAGLAASGQAVTLVRLEGISASAAHRAASLSQALSSYGTVDSLADDASVAAWGALRDVAPFAANGTLGAWPVWRIVCPPASGGALGQALARLTGGDVIYDWGGGLIWAAVPQSADAQAALVRGQVEAIGGHATLIRATEDVRRAVDVFQPQPAGLAALGERVRASFDPRSVLNRGRMMRGGAA from the coding sequence GTGGAAACGCTCAAAGTCAGAGACATCAAGGACGTCGAAGAGGTGGTGCGCGCCGCTGTCGCCAGCGAGCAGCCGCTCGAGGTCATTGGTCACGGATCGAAACGCGCCATCGGCCATCCGATGGCGACCAATGCGGTGCTCGACGTCTCGGTGCTGAACGCGGTCAGTTCCTATGAGCCGAACGAGCTGATCATCACCGTGCAGGCCGGCGCGCCGCTCGCCGACGTACAATCCCTGATCGACGCCAAGAACCAGCAATTCGCCTTCGAGCCGATGGACACGTCCGTGCTGCTTGGCGGCGCGGGAGCCGGCACGATCGGCGGCATGGTCGGCGCCGGCCTGGCCGGTCCGCGCCGCATCAAGGCCGGCGGCGCCCGGGACCATCTGCTCGGGGCGCACGCCGTGTCCGGGTTCGGCGACAGCTTCAAGACCGGCGGGCGGGTGGTGAAGAACGTCACCGGCTACGACCTCTGCAAGCTGCTCACCGGTTCCTGGGGCACGCTCGCGGTCATGACCGAGGTGACGCTCAAGGTCATGCCGAAGCCGGAGGCGGAACGCACGCTGGTGCTGCGCGGTCTCGACGACATCGCCGCCAACAAGGCGATGACGGCGGCGCTGGGTTCGCCCTTCGACGTCTCGGGTGCGGCGCATCTGTCGGGCTCGGCATTGCGGTCCGGCACCGGCGCGCTCGCCGGCCTCGCAGCCTCCGGCCAGGCGGTCACGCTGGTGCGGCTTGAAGGCATTTCGGCGTCGGCGGCACATCGGGCGGCTTCGCTCAGCCAGGCGCTGTCGTCCTATGGAACGGTCGACAGCCTCGCTGACGACGCCTCGGTCGCGGCCTGGGGCGCGCTGCGCGACGTGGCGCCGTTCGCGGCGAACGGCACGCTCGGAGCCTGGCCGGTGTGGCGCATCGTTTGCCCGCCGGCCTCGGGCGGTGCGCTCGGTCAGGCGCTGGCGCGCTTAACCGGGGGCGACGTGATCTACGATTGGGGTGGCGGATTGATCTGGGCCGCGGTGCCGCAGAGCGCCGACGCGCAGGCCGCGCTGGTCCGCGGCCAGGTCGAGGCGATCGGCGGGCACGCCACCCTGATCCGCGCCACCGAGGATGTGCGCCGTGCGGTCGATGTGTTCCAGCCGCAGCCGGCCGGGCTTGCCGCACTCGGCGAACGGGTGCGGGCGAGTTTCGATCCGAGGTCGGTCCTCAACCGCGGCCGGATGATGCGAGGCGGGGCTGCATGA